A single region of the Salvia miltiorrhiza cultivar Shanhuang (shh) chromosome 8, IMPLAD_Smil_shh, whole genome shotgun sequence genome encodes:
- the LOC131001742 gene encoding pentatricopeptide repeat-containing protein At1g77360, mitochondrial-like, producing MRKSRKRSQGEDSSSSSSSKLDTHKKPHHHRDSDFNFRDSYNHFTPRRDSGHHVLGKRSNLASYHEAPSLPPKLKILCEIVAQTPAVTVERVLEDTGIRVGSEDVEKVLKLCYDYPGSAVKFFRWASKQLNNRHSANAWDLVVDLLGKNCLFEAMWDAIKSMRNEFLLSMATFKSVFVNYVSSDRVQDAILSFEVMDQYGIPSGVVALNTLLYAICSHGKTRLAENYFRIVKEKIRVDAETYAILLEGWEREGEVGRARLTFSEMVVDIGWDKRNTRSYDSFLCTLIMGPDGMREAMKDFGAMAERGCYPGIKFFKFAIAESVRKSDVRSAKVVWDAIVGKNICLPDTVMYKSLISLYCNAKDFDAAEKLLDEMVYHQAFPDSETYGLLFHFLIKHKRLREATRVFKEMVKNEFVPLQQDCCTAVKTYVGAGDPHMGIKVWRCMIENYSWDLDETGNLLVVGLRDMNRLPEAVKCAEDMIERGIKLNSATLTKLKQSLSKLGKTFAYEELLCKWKSH from the coding sequence ATGAGAAAATCAAGGAAAAGATCTCAAGGCGAAGACTCGTCCTCTTCATCATCGTCTAAACTCGACACACACAAAAAGCCCCATCACCACCGCGattcagattttaattttagGGACTCCTACAATCACTTCACCCCACGTCGCGATTCCGGCCACCATGTATTGGGTAAGCGCTCTAATCTAGCTTCGTACCATGAAGCACCTTCTCTACCcccaaaattgaaaattttgtgcGAAATTGTCGCTCAAACCCCTGCTGTGACTGTGGAGAGGGTTCTAGAAGATACGGGCATTAGGGTTGGTTCTGAAGATGTGGAGAAGGTGCTTAAATTGTGTTACGATTACCCAGGGTCGGCCGTGAAGTTTTTCAGGTGGGCTAGTAAACAGTTGAACAATAGGCACAGTGCTAATGCGTGGGATTTGGTTGTTGATTTGTTGGGAAAGAATTGCTTGTTTGAAGCAATGTGGGATGCTATTAAGTCCATGAGGAATGAATTTTTGCTCTCCATGGCTACTTTTAAATCAGTTTTTGTTAATTATGTGAGTTCTGATCGCGTGCAGGATGCCATTTTGAGTTTTGAGGTAATGGATCAATATGGTATTCCGAGTGGTGTTGTAGCATTGAACACCTTGCTATACGCAATCTGCAGTCATGGAAAAACTCGACTGGCGGAGAATTATTTTCGAATTGTGAAGGAGAAAATCAGGGTTGATGCTGAGACATATGCAATACTACTCGAGGGTTGGGAGAGAGAAGGGGAAGTAGGTAGAGCGCGGCTTACTTTCTCGGAGATGGTGGTTGATATTGGATGGGATAAGAGGAACACACGTTCTTATGACTCGTTCCTATGTACTCTGATTATGGGTCCTGATGGAATGCGTGAAGCAATGAAGGATTTTGGTGCGATGGCTGAGAGGGGCTGTTACCCCGGGATTAAGTTTTTCAAGTTTGCCATTGCTGAATCTGTGAGGAAAAGTGATGTGAGATCAGCTAAGGTAGTGTGGGATGCGATTGTGGGGAAGAACATTTGTCTTCCAGATACAGTGATGTACAAATCATTGATTTCATTGTATTGCAATGCAAAGGATTTTGATGCAGCTGAAAAGTTATTAGATGAGATGGTTTATCACCAAGCGTTTCCTGATTCGGAGACGTATGGTTTACTGTTCCATTTCTTGATCAAACACAAGCGGCTGAGAGAGGCCACTCGGGTGTTCAAGGAGATGGTGAAAAATGAGTTTGTGCCGCTGCAACAAGACTGCTGTACAGCTGTGAAGACGTATGTAGGTGCCGGGGATCCCCATATGGGAATCAAGGTATGGCGATGTATGATTGAGAATTACAGTTGGGATTTGGATGAAACTGGTAACTTGTTGGTTGTGGGGCTTCGTGACATGAACCGGCTTCCAGAAGCAGTCAAGTGTGCCGAGGATATGATTGAGAGGGGGATCAAGTTGAATTCTGCCACGCTTACCAAGTTGAAGCAAAGCCTTTCTAAACTAGGGAAAACCTTTGCCTATGAGGAACTTTTGTGTAAGTGGAAGAGCCACTAA